The genomic DNA TAGCGGCATGCATGCCTCCATCACGGCCCATCTCTGCTGGGATTATCTCAACAAAACCACAGGACAATGGCACCCTAATTTGCAATGCTTCAAAGAGCGTCTGCATGACCACCCAGAGCGCATTTCTAACTTGTACTTCAACTATGCGCTTGTCTCGCGGGCGGTGGCGAAGCTGCGGAAGCACCTTCAAAATTACACCTTTTGCATAAGCGATCCCCTTCAGGACAGGGAAaccaaggagaaggtgtCGCAGCTGACTGCGATCCTCGCCGATCGGCCGCAAATCTTTGATGAAAATATCATGTTCCAGGACCCGAGCGCACCCGGCTTGAAGGAAGAGTTCCGCAATCGCTTTAGAAACGTGAGCAGATTGATGGACTGTGTTGGCTGTGATAAGTGCCGACTGTGGGGCAAGCTCCAGGTGAACGGATATGGAACGGCTCTGAAGGTGCTGTTCGACTACGACGAGACCAAGAATGGCGAAAATCCACCACTACGGCGAACTGAGCTGGTCGCGTTGATCAACACTCTGGGCCGCATTTCCCATAGTTTGGCTGCTGTACGAAGCTTCCATCGTGCCATGGATCTTGGACAGGGCCAGACTTTCGCTATCATGGCGGGAACGCCCATGTTGAAGCAACATCCTGGCGGTCGGAAAGCGAAGGTCCTCTACAAGGATGGAGGGTCGACGTTCTATtacgaagacgacgaagacgattTCAAATATGCGACGGAAAGATTACCATGGGAGAGGAGACCGTATAAGGAATCGGATACTGCTTGGGACAGTTTTACAGCTGAATTCGAGGTGGTGTGGAACACATTCGTCTACGTCCTGAAGAGTTGGTGGAATTTGCCGAAAACTTTGTAAGCTTTCCTGATTTCTGTCCGTCTCCACAGTGACTGACCGCTGATTCTGTCTTGCAGATGGGAAATCTTCGTCCTGGAAGCCAACCGGGCCTGGAGTTACTGGCTGGGTCTCCCTGTGCCGCCGCGGTCATGGAGAATTCGACTTCCTCAACGACCCCAGATTCGCAGCCATGACGAGTTATAATCGATTCCAGCGTACCAGACCATGCATATCATGACCATCGGCGCCTGCCGAACTGTATAGACAATGGGGGTTTGATTTTGTTTCGCGGCGTCTAGAGTCGGCGTTGCATCTTGGGAGTTCGGGAGCGCATGTATCATATGGGTAAATCTACTCAAATCGACGAGGAAAAATCTCAATTACTTTCAAATGGTCAGCTGGGTTTTGTGGCGATATAATGTAGGAGTGTATTCGGTATAAGGGA from Aspergillus fumigatus Af293 chromosome 8, whole genome shotgun sequence includes the following:
- a CDS encoding ER oxidoreductin, with the protein product MRRTNSDMTTLFARLVASITKNTSRTVSDYVFVQIDPSATVSDACVSYVTIDSLNDQIYSLLQSITQETDFFSYYRLNLFNKQCPFWDDANSMCGNIACSVNTIESEEDIPLTWRAEELSKLEGPKAGHPGRKLQKERPSDKPLQGELGANVGESCVVEYDDECDERDYCVPEDEGASGKGDYVSLVDNPERFTGYAGPGAHMVWDTIYRENCFLKSPPEMALSPHPSLGGLQAVNDFRNVLQKEMKRSEQLPFDNECLEKRVFHRVISGMHASITAHLCWDYLNKTTGQWHPNLQCFKERLHDHPERISNLYFNYALVSRAVAKLRKHLQNYTFCISDPLQDRETKEKVSQLTAILADRPQIFDENIMFQDPSAPGLKEEFRNRFRNVSRLMDCVGCDKCRLWGKLQVNGYGTALKVLFDYDETKNGENPPLRRTELVALINTLGRISHSLAAVRSFHRAMDLGQGQTFAIMAGTPMLKQHPGGRKAKVLYKDGGSTFYYEDDEDDFKYATERLPWERRPYKESDTAWDSFTAEFEVVWNTFVYVLKSWWNLPKTLWEIFVLEANRAWSYWLGLPVPPRSWRIRLPQRPQIRSHDEL